In Lysinibacillus sp. 2017, the DNA window TAATAACAATAGATTGCTACTTTTTATGGTAGAACTTATCACAGCCTATTCCTACTACTATACTTATTTGAGGTGAACATATTGTTTAGATTCATAGGCTTTGCTATCTTACTTATACTAGTTCTTTCACTAGTATTGCTTATTTTCACGCCGTACCCCGCTTCTGCGGTCATTAAGAAATTATTTGAAGGTGGCGTCGCTGTTGAGCCTAAAAACTACGCTGAAATAAAAGCGAACACCTTCCAGCAGGAACATATAATTTATAAATCAAGCTTTTCATCAAATGAACTTGATGTTATTTCACCTAAAACGGTAGATACCCCATTACCTGTTATTCTGTGGGTCCATGGTGGGGCTTTCGTTGCAGGCGATAAATCCGACATTACCGAATATGCGGTGCAAATTGCCGAAAAAGGATATCACGTCGTCAATATCAATTATGACCTCGCCCCAAAGGCAAAATACCCGACACCCTTACTCCAGCTGAACGACGTGTATCAATGGGTGATGGAAAATGCCGAAAGCTACAAATTTGATATAACAAAGCTGTTATTTGCAGGAGATTCTGCTGGTGCTCAAATCGTGAGCCAGTACGCATTAATCCAAACAAATGAAGCATATGCCAAAGAGATTAAAATCACGCCTGTTGTAGCAAAAGAAAACATAGCTGGGCTCCTTCTATTTTGCGGGCCTTTTGACATTCAAAAATTGAGCCACTTAAGTGACAACAAAATCGTGGCCTTTTTATTAAATCGTGTAGGTTGGGGCTATATCGGAGACCGTAACTGGCAAACATCTGAAACGGCTCGGCTCGCGTCACCAATCGATTTTGTGACACTTGATTATCCACCATCGTTTATAACGGATGGTAATGTCATGACGTTTGATGAACATGGTAAAGAACTTGCTGCGCGATTACAAGAACTGGGTGTGCCTGTCGTAGAAAAATTTTATGAGGGCAACGAACTACCGCATGAATATCAGTTTATGATGAATACACCAGAAGCTTTTGAAACATTTGATGCTGTGGTGAAGTTTATCGGAGAAGTTGTGGAATAGAAATTCTTGTTCTAAAATAAAATTTTGGGCACGCGAAATCGCTCTATGCATTCCTTAAAAAAATTTTTTTAAGCATCTATTTGCCTTAGGTAATCCTGAGAAATAGGTGCTTTTTAATGGGTAAAGCCTTATTCCAATAGCCTTTGCAAAAATCCCTTACACCCATACATTTAAATCTATCTTGAATCAACCTAGTTGACCGAAAAAATTTTTTAAAATAAAATAGAAGTATAAAAGTTTTGGGGGCGTAGTGAATGTACAAGGTTGGTGACTTAACATTTTACAAATCACATGGTGTTTGTAAAATTGATCGAATTACTGAAGAGAGTTTTTCTGGAGAGCCAAAGTTATATTATGTGTTGCAATCAAAAATTAAACCAGGTGTAACTTTATATCATCCAGTTGAAAGTGATAACTCACAATTGGAGCGCGTATTAGATTATGACGAAGCGGTACAATTAATGGATTGTTTCAATAATCCGCCCAATGATTGGGAAGAAAAAAATACGAATCGTCATCGCGTGCAAGTAGAAACTTTAAATGGAAATAATCATTTTGAGGTTGCACAGTTGATGAATACATTATTAAGAAAAGAACTTGAACTACAGTCAAATGATAAAAAGTTAGCATCTCAAGATACGCAAACTTTGCAACAAATTTCTGCTATCATTTACGATGTTTTGGAATTAGCATTAGAGAAACCAAAAGATAAAATAGAGCAAGAAATTCGTAAAAGAATTCAGAAATAATATCTCTGTAGCAACTTAGCCTATAGATTTAAAACAAGAAAAAAGAGTAGCACAACTCATAGTAAGTTGTGCTACTCTTTTTATTTATACTCTAAATTTACTAATCTCTTGCTGTAATTGAGATGCGCTATCTACTAGTGCTGTTGCGATTCCGCTCACTTCTTGCATCGTTGCCGATTGCTCTTCCATTGCAGCAGCGATTGAATCCAAACTTTGTGAAGCGGCATCTGCACCATTTGCAATTTCTCCAACTGAAGCTGTAACTTCTTCAGCACTTGCAGAAAGCTGCTCTGCTGTAGCTGAAATTTCTTCAATTTGTGTCGTCATCGTATCTACTGCACCTACGATTTCAGTAAATGATTCACCCGCATTTGTAATAATTTTAACTCCATCTTTTACAGAGTTAATGGCATCCGATACGGCATGTTCTACATTGGTCGTATCTTTTTGAATTTCCATTGTTAATTCGACAATCGAGTTTGCTGATTGTTTTGAGCTTTCCGCGAGTTTTCGAACCTCGTCTGCTACAACGGCGAATCCTTTACCATGTTCCCCTGCACGAGCTGCCTCGATTGCTGCGTTTAATGACAGCAAGTTGGTTTGTTCCGTAATATCGGTAATCACTTTTGTCATATTTTCAATTTCGATTGTTTGTTTGGATAGCTTTTGTACCAGCTCATTGACGATCCCTGTTGAATCATTAATCGTCGTCATTTGAACTTTTGCACTATCAATAATATCTTTACCTTTTGATGCTGTAGTACTCGCATCAATCGATGAGTTATGCAGTACTTGTGATGCTTCTGCAATGCGTTGTACCCCGTGAGCCGTTTCTTCCATCGCACGTGCACTTTCACTTGCTGATTCAGCTGAACTTTGAGCTGCATAAGACGTTGTTTCAAGTTGACGCGTTACATCTTCTGTCGTCGCTGTAATTTCTTCTGTACTTGCTGATAATTCCTCTGCTGCCCCAGTTAATTGCTGCGAATTATCTTGTACAGATTTAATCAATTGCTGTAAATTTTGTTTCATCTTATTGAAAATCATACCTAATTGACCAATTTCATCTTTTGAACGAACTTGAACATCTTCATGTACTAAATCGCCTTCTGCAATATGTTCTGCTGCAATCATCAATTTGCTTAGAGGATTAACAATTGTACGTTTAACGAAGACAATTAAAATAAAGCCGATAATTACACTAATGATGACACTAATTATCGAAGTTATTTTTGATGTTGAGATCGATGAGGCTGTTTCCTTTTCTATACTTTTTAATTGGGCCTCTTGATACTCAATCATTTTGTTGGCAACACCTAAAATTCCAACATTCGCTTCTTTTATATCATTTTTTAAAATCGTTATACTTTCTTGCGTATTATTGCGTTTTAAAGAATCGAGGAATTTATTCATTCCTGTATTAAATGATTCATTAAAGGCACTAATTTCATCTTCATATTGTGTCATTTCTTTTGAAACACTCATTGAATTTAGAGTATTGATATCTTCATCTAAATCTTTTGCATAATTTATTAAATTGTCTTGATTTTCTTTACTATTTTCAATAATTAACTCACGTGCATATAATCCTTGCATCGATAAATTAAAACGAATATCATCTACTAAACGAATTTGTACTACTCGATTATTTAACGCTTCTTCTTGCTTGTTTTCAATTGTATTTAAATTTATAAATACGATAATCGCTGTCAAAATCATAACAGCAATAATTGAATAAAAAGCGAGATTTAATTTAAAACCAACTTTCATTTTCATAACCCCCTAAAAAATTTTCCTATATATAAAAAATTTTATCACAGTTTACTAAAATTACTATTTGTCGAAGTTACTAATTTGGTGTCGAATTTGTAAATATTTTATTTTTAATGAACATTTCTCTATCGAGGTCATTTCGAAGCCCGTACAAATGGAATTTTAATCGTTTCTAAAAAATATGCCGAGGTTATAATCTCCTCGGCATGTTCCCTTCCATTATTTTGTGATACTATAACTTCATTTTAAATGTCACAACTTTTACAAGCTGATTATTCATATCATCCACTGAATCTTTAAAGTCATTTAAGTACCACTGGATGAGCAGCCCAATAATTGCATTGGCATTATAGGAATGGAAATACTTATTAAGATGCACATCATTTTCACCATAATCAGACTCAGCTATGAGTTTACAAATCTCATTAAAAAGCATGTAATAATATTTCATCGACACATCTTCAGACAGCACAATTTTATAAAAATTTTCATACTTCTTCACATGATCAAATATTCTCACGGAATTTGGATTTAAGTCTATTCCGTTAATATCAAATCCCTTTTTAAACGGTTCGTCATAGGAAACTTGTAGGTCGTGCATAATTTCTTCAAATAACTCTTGTAGCACATCGTCAACATTTTGATAATGAAAGTAAAAGGTGCCTCGATTTATTGACGCTTCTTTACATAGTTCCGTAATTTTTATTTGAGGTACTGGCTTTTTTTTCAACAAGAATAATAGTGCTTTATGTATCGTTTGTTTTGTTTTTACAATGCGAAGATCATTTTTATTCATAAGTGCCTCCTTTATTGAACATTTTTATCAAAAACGTTTAATATCGTACAATTTGAACCTATTTTGCTTATTGAAAGCGCTTTATTGTTTATATTATAATTTTATCGTACAGATGTACAATAATTGTATTTCAGGAGGATGAACATTAATGAAATTACAAGGTAAAGTAGCAATCGTAACTGGTGCAGCTTCTGGCATGGGTAAAGCAATCGCTGAACTTTATGCAAAAGAAGGCGCAAAAGTTGTTGTTTCAGATTACAACTTTGAAGGTGCTCAAGTAGTAGCAGATGCAATTAAAGCAGCTGGTGGCGAAGCAATCGCTAACCGCGCTAACGTAGCAGAATTAACAGATATCGAAAACATGTTTGTAGAAACAAAAACAGCTTTCGGTAAATTAGATATTTTAGTAAACAACGCTGGTATCATGGATGGCATGGAGCCAGTTGGTGAAATCTCAGACGAAAAATGGGATCGCGTATTCTCAGTAAACACACGTGGTGTTATGCAAGCGATGCGTATCGCGACAAACATCTTCCTTGAACAAGGTCACGGTGTAATTGTGAATAACATTTCTGCTGGAGGTTTACGTGGTGCTCGTGCTGGTGCTGCTTACACAGCTTCTAAACATGCAGTAGCTGGGTTAACTAAAAACACTGGTTATATGTATACAAACTCTGGTATTCGTTGCAACGGTATCGCACCAGGTGGAGTAATGACAAACATCCAATCTTCAATGACTGATGTTTCTGAATTTGGCGCTGGTCGCCAAGGAACTGGCTTAGGAACAATGCCTCGCGCTGGTGAACCTATGGAAATTGCACAACTTGCATTATTCTTAGGTTCAGACGATTCAAGCTTCATCAACGGACAAGTTATCGCCGCTGATGCTGGTTGGACTGCATACTAAGCGTCACTTACTTAGACATGACTACGGACAAGATCTTCATTGATCTTGTCCGTTTTTTAAACAGTAAACCCCATTGAAAGGTCCCTTTAATACAGTATCCCCGATTTCACAATTTCAACTTCTACTTTGACTGGAATTTTTAATGTAGAAAAATGTTCGCTCCAATCTTCTTTATACAGACTAGGATGAAATGCACGGACTCTTCTACCAAGTCCAATGGCGTCACTTTTTGCCTTTTGTAACTTTTCTATTACTTCATTCATATCTTTTTCCATTTTTTTAGTGAGAAATTGTTCAAGATCCGTTCGAATTTGCTTTTCTTTCAAATGGTCTTGCGGAAATTCAGTGACGACAACTTCAATTTTCAGTGCGATTTCAATTTCACTTTCTGAAATAGTAAAATTTCTCTTTACTTTATTAATACGGACTGAAAACGGACTTCCTTCATACAAAGTAGTAATACGTGCGACATGACCAAGCGACTTATTTAAAATATTAAGTAGAACTCCTTGATCTGCACTTAAGGTCTCACCTGTAAAAGAGCGACCTGAAAACAATGCTACACCATTACCAATTGGTCGATCTTCCTCATCCATTTTGATATAAGGTAATGATAAATCCTGTGCTTGTTCAAAAAGAAGCGATCCCGCAGTTTGCAACGTGTAGGGAATGACCATCGAATTTTCTTCCAAACTTGTAATAAAGCGATTATAAAACTCACCTGTAGAACTTTGCATTTCCTCTGTAAAATCAAAGAACGGCTTCAAATCTCCTTGTATAATGGCTAGTTTTGGTGTAATGGGGTTGAACGAATCACGAAAATATACATCCAAATACTCATAAATATCATCTTTTGCGGTTTTTTCGGAAATAAGTACTGTAGACAGTTCCGATAAATCCAATATTTGCTCTACTTTTAGATCTGCATTCTGTCGTACATCACGTGGCGACATACCTTGTCCAACAATTACAATCATCTTCATTTCCTCTGTTGTTGCTTGTGGATAGGCATAGTACGCAGTGACATCGCCGATTTCCCCTTCAAAGCCAGTTAATGATACTACAGATGAATTTTTATAAAGCCGCTCATCCCAACAACCTACTAGTAATAGTGGCACTAACATTAAGATGACATATCGGATTCGGATACAGTTCGCCCCCTTATTTTATTTACTAGTATAATAATAATTGGTAGTAAAACGGTAAATATGAGATTGGCATATACAACATAATGCTTTAAAAAATCAAGTACTTCAAAACGAGTAAGAATGGTTGCAGCCACGCCAATGACAATGAAAAAAATGAGTTGCTGTAGTCTAGGTGCTTTTCGCTTTTTTTCAAAATAGATGAGACGCATTACGAGTGCATAATTGACAATAGCTACCAACGACCAAGATAACCAAATATAACTAAAAAACAAATCAAGGCGCTTTACAAAGGTAACTTCTTGCGAATGTAATATATACAAAATTGGTTCAGGAATCAATTTGATTTCTTCGAGTGAAAAAAACATGAGTGTAAATAGAAGTGCCAATAAATAAAAACTTGTCAGGCTGACCCAATACGCTGTCAATACCTTCTTATTTATCTTTTCATCCTTTAATACATATTTGCGCAGCATGACATATGTTTCCGCACCGCCAAATGCATATGTTGAATAAACGAACCCCAGCATCCACGTATTGCTTCGATCATGAAATAACGGTAGTAAATTTGTAACATGTAAGTTAGGGATCGCCAAAAGCATAAAAATGATAAACAGGACAAGCATCGGAAGTAAAACGACCCCAATATTAACAGCCGTTTCAGGTCTACTAACACTCGCGTAAAAGCACACGAATAGAAAAATGGCGATTAGCACGATATCTGGTGTATTTGGAAACACCCAAGTCGTTAACACATACGTAATATAGATAACGAAAACAATAATATAAGCAAACCAATATATTAGATAGAGTGCTTTCGTAAAGCGGTTTAATAGGAAGTATTTGTGCATTCGTTCGAAAAACAATAATAGTAAAAAAAACAAGATGGCAATAATGATAAATTGAATCGAAGCGTCGCGTCTGCCATGCTCAATAATTAAATTTTGAAAAGACGTATACACAAATCCAGTTTGCATAACGAACATTAACATGAATAATTGTACTTTCGTTAATTGGATTTTCACGCTTCGTCATCCTTTGGCGGCGAAAAACTCGTAACTTGTTTATTCGCTTTGTAATAAGGTTCACGGAAAAATATTTTTTTCAGCTCTTTTGGCTGAAATGGAACAATTGGTGAAAAATAAGGCCGTTTTAATGAACTTAAATTCAATAAATGAGTAACAAAAAGGAACGTCCCAATAACAATTCCAAAAAACCCGAACAGTGCAGCCAGTGCCATAAACGGAAAGCGTAACATGCGAATCGATGTATTGAGTTCAACAGATGGGACAACGAAACTTGAAATCGCTGTAAATGCTACGACAATGACCATTAAATTTGATACAAGTCCCGCACTTACAATTGCATCCCCAATAACAAGTCCTCCGACAATACCGATCGTCTGTCCTATCGATTTAGGTAGACGCACACTGGCCTCACGAATCAGTTCAATCGTAATTTCCATAATCAATGCTTCTATAAGTGGTCGATACGGAATTTGATTGATATCCATCTTTACCTTATTGGCCAATTCGAGCGGTAACACTTCAAAATGAAAACTGACAATGGCAATATAAAACGCAGGTAAAAAGATCGCAGCTAAAAAACTTAATATCCGCACAATGCGATAAAATGAGCCGACTAACACACGTGCATTAAAATCATCCGGCGATTGATAAAATGTAAAAAACGTCACTGGTCCTATGAGCGCTGTCGGCGATACATCCGTCATGATGGCAATTTTACCTTCTAGAATATTAGCTACAACGCGGTCTGGTCGCTCCGTATTCAAAAGTTGTGGGAACGGGGACCACACTTGATCTTCTAAACAATCACTAAGCTGACCTACACTATAAAACTTATCTATATTGATTGCTTGTAGACGCTCCTCTACCGTTTTCAGTGCTTCTCTATCTACAAGGTTTTCCATATACAAATAGTAGGCATGTGTTTTTGTCACCTTGCCAAGGGTAGTCTCTTTAACAACCAGTTTATTATTTTTAATGCGTTTTCGGATAAGCGACACGTTCGCATCAAAGTTCTCAACAAGCCCTTCGTGCGAGCCACGTAATACTTGTTCATTTCCAGGTTCTTCTGGTGTACGGTGCACAAAATCTGGACTATTCAACCT includes these proteins:
- a CDS encoding alpha/beta hydrolase; the encoded protein is MFRFIGFAILLILVLSLVLLIFTPYPASAVIKKLFEGGVAVEPKNYAEIKANTFQQEHIIYKSSFSSNELDVISPKTVDTPLPVILWVHGGAFVAGDKSDITEYAVQIAEKGYHVVNINYDLAPKAKYPTPLLQLNDVYQWVMENAESYKFDITKLLFAGDSAGAQIVSQYALIQTNEAYAKEIKITPVVAKENIAGLLLFCGPFDIQKLSHLSDNKIVAFLLNRVGWGYIGDRNWQTSETARLASPIDFVTLDYPPSFITDGNVMTFDEHGKELAARLQELGVPVVEKFYEGNELPHEYQFMMNTPEAFETFDAVVKFIGEVVE
- a CDS encoding CarD family transcriptional regulator; translation: MYKVGDLTFYKSHGVCKIDRITEESFSGEPKLYYVLQSKIKPGVTLYHPVESDNSQLERVLDYDEAVQLMDCFNNPPNDWEEKNTNRHRVQVETLNGNNHFEVAQLMNTLLRKELELQSNDKKLASQDTQTLQQISAIIYDVLELALEKPKDKIEQEIRKRIQK
- a CDS encoding methyl-accepting chemotaxis protein: MKVGFKLNLAFYSIIAVMILTAIIVFINLNTIENKQEEALNNRVVQIRLVDDIRFNLSMQGLYARELIIENSKENQDNLINYAKDLDEDINTLNSMSVSKEMTQYEDEISAFNESFNTGMNKFLDSLKRNNTQESITILKNDIKEANVGILGVANKMIEYQEAQLKSIEKETASSISTSKITSIISVIISVIIGFILIVFVKRTIVNPLSKLMIAAEHIAEGDLVHEDVQVRSKDEIGQLGMIFNKMKQNLQQLIKSVQDNSQQLTGAAEELSASTEEITATTEDVTRQLETTSYAAQSSAESASESARAMEETAHGVQRIAEASQVLHNSSIDASTTASKGKDIIDSAKVQMTTINDSTGIVNELVQKLSKQTIEIENMTKVITDITEQTNLLSLNAAIEAARAGEHGKGFAVVADEVRKLAESSKQSANSIVELTMEIQKDTTNVEHAVSDAINSVKDGVKIITNAGESFTEIVGAVDTMTTQIEEISATAEQLSASAEEVTASVGEIANGADAASQSLDSIAAAMEEQSATMQEVSGIATALVDSASQLQQEISKFRV
- a CDS encoding TetR/AcrR family transcriptional regulator; the protein is MNKNDLRIVKTKQTIHKALLFLLKKKPVPQIKITELCKEASINRGTFYFHYQNVDDVLQELFEEIMHDLQVSYDEPFKKGFDINGIDLNPNSVRIFDHVKKYENFYKIVLSEDVSMKYYYMLFNEICKLIAESDYGENDVHLNKYFHSYNANAIIGLLIQWYLNDFKDSVDDMNNQLVKVVTFKMKL
- a CDS encoding SDR family oxidoreductase; translation: MKLQGKVAIVTGAASGMGKAIAELYAKEGAKVVVSDYNFEGAQVVADAIKAAGGEAIANRANVAELTDIENMFVETKTAFGKLDILVNNAGIMDGMEPVGEISDEKWDRVFSVNTRGVMQAMRIATNIFLEQGHGVIVNNISAGGLRGARAGAAYTASKHAVAGLTKNTGYMYTNSGIRCNGIAPGGVMTNIQSSMTDVSEFGAGRQGTGLGTMPRAGEPMEIAQLALFLGSDDSSFINGQVIAADAGWTAY
- a CDS encoding Ger(x)C family spore germination protein, coding for MLVPLLLVGCWDERLYKNSSVVSLTGFEGEIGDVTAYYAYPQATTEEMKMIVIVGQGMSPRDVRQNADLKVEQILDLSELSTVLISEKTAKDDIYEYLDVYFRDSFNPITPKLAIIQGDLKPFFDFTEEMQSSTGEFYNRFITSLEENSMVIPYTLQTAGSLLFEQAQDLSLPYIKMDEEDRPIGNGVALFSGRSFTGETLSADQGVLLNILNKSLGHVARITTLYEGSPFSVRINKVKRNFTISESEIEIALKIEVVVTEFPQDHLKEKQIRTDLEQFLTKKMEKDMNEVIEKLQKAKSDAIGLGRRVRAFHPSLYKEDWSEHFSTLKIPVKVEVEIVKSGILY
- a CDS encoding GerAB/ArcD/ProY family transporter — protein: MKIQLTKVQLFMLMFVMQTGFVYTSFQNLIIEHGRRDASIQFIIIAILFFLLLLFFERMHKYFLLNRFTKALYLIYWFAYIIVFVIYITYVLTTWVFPNTPDIVLIAIFLFVCFYASVSRPETAVNIGVVLLPMLVLFIIFMLLAIPNLHVTNLLPLFHDRSNTWMLGFVYSTYAFGGAETYVMLRKYVLKDEKINKKVLTAYWVSLTSFYLLALLFTLMFFSLEEIKLIPEPILYILHSQEVTFVKRLDLFFSYIWLSWSLVAIVNYALVMRLIYFEKKRKAPRLQQLIFFIVIGVAATILTRFEVLDFLKHYVVYANLIFTVLLPIIIILVNKIRGRTVSESDMSS
- a CDS encoding spore germination protein, with product MKQPTEIQKEIQQLNKKFLHSSDFIAKEIAWGPDEQAILCFYSSLVKKSDVERNLHILRLARNMPTPPNSNSEQEDTNEQKGEQPESNQQDKDSKQPESNQQDKDSKEPESNQQDKDSKEPESNQQDKDSKEPESNQQDKDSKEPESNQQDKDSKEPESKQQDKDSKEPDSNQQNKDSKEPESNQQDKDSKEPESNVQDKDSTQTESANLSTLMMDDSVTITTESYDYKKLIQYICNGETLIILSKTKELIRLNSPDFVHRTPEEPGNEQVLRGSHEGLVENFDANVSLIRKRIKNNKLVVKETTLGKVTKTHAYYLYMENLVDREALKTVEERLQAINIDKFYSVGQLSDCLEDQVWSPFPQLLNTERPDRVVANILEGKIAIMTDVSPTALIGPVTFFTFYQSPDDFNARVLVGSFYRIVRILSFLAAIFLPAFYIAIVSFHFEVLPLELANKVKMDINQIPYRPLIEALIMEITIELIREASVRLPKSIGQTIGIVGGLVIGDAIVSAGLVSNLMVIVVAFTAISSFVVPSVELNTSIRMLRFPFMALAALFGFFGIVIGTFLFVTHLLNLSSLKRPYFSPIVPFQPKELKKIFFREPYYKANKQVTSFSPPKDDEA